The Planococcus versutus genome contains a region encoding:
- a CDS encoding DUF4362 domain-containing protein, with protein MRKGFLIMLVAIFLSACNSVKDSDIVLEQEEIITNSDKFEAFIENLKNGKKDNIRIVQRTTEGDPLFNTLDYNGQTITYTYDDSQDKFGGSSTGLESGTCEHLESEKSEKGKRYYLIGCSSEVGEYFEFEVLE; from the coding sequence TTGAGAAAAGGTTTTCTTATAATGTTAGTGGCCATTTTCTTAAGTGCGTGTAACTCAGTTAAGGATAGTGATATTGTGCTTGAACAAGAAGAAATCATAACTAATTCGGATAAATTTGAAGCGTTTATCGAAAATCTTAAAAACGGAAAAAAAGATAACATACGGATTGTTCAAAGAACTACAGAAGGCGACCCGCTTTTTAATACACTAGATTATAATGGTCAAACTATTACCTACACGTATGACGATTCTCAAGATAAATTTGGAGGTTCAAGTACAGGATTAGAAAGTGGAACTTGTGAACATCTAGAAAGTGAAAAAAGTGAAAAAGGCAAACGATACTACTTAATTGGCTGCTCTTCTGAAGTCGGAGAGTATTTCGAGTTTGAAGTTCTAGAGTAA